A stretch of Corallococcus macrosporus DNA encodes these proteins:
- the nrfD gene encoding NrfD/PsrC family molybdoenzyme membrane anchor subunit, whose amino-acid sequence MSTADPQVPAPGDPLAGHPLLEGRHSDRAYSESLLAYVHSPPGRTWWTLLGLGLAGTAVLTVAICVTLFVGVGTWGNNIPVAWAFGITNFVWWIGIGHAGTLISAILLLFQEKWRGSINRFAEAMTLFAVTCAGLFPLLHLGRPWKFYWLVPYPSSLRAWPQFRSPLTWDIAAVGTYLTVSLLFWFVGLIPDLATARDTARTPRARFWYGLASLGWRGSARHWRQWRTGYLLLAGLATPLVVSVHTIVSFDFAVAQLPGWHTTIFPPYFVAGAVFSGFALVLTLLIPARKALRLEHVVTPLHLDNMAKVLLATGWMVAYGYVQEHFFAWFSANPYEMHATEAEFSGPYAPLFWMQVFCNVLVPQLFWFPRLRTNVAVLWGAALLINVGMWTERFLIVVASLSMDFLPSSWAAYRPTWVDWSLLGGTVAFFGTAFLLFLKFVPPVSMSEMKELQREVDASLEFRREQGTRPGGAP is encoded by the coding sequence ATGAGCACGGCCGACCCGCAGGTGCCCGCGCCCGGGGATCCGCTCGCCGGGCACCCGCTGCTGGAGGGGCGCCACTCCGACCGCGCCTACAGCGAGTCCCTGCTGGCGTACGTGCACAGCCCGCCGGGCCGGACCTGGTGGACGCTGCTGGGCCTGGGACTGGCCGGCACGGCGGTGCTGACGGTGGCCATCTGCGTCACCCTCTTCGTGGGCGTGGGGACGTGGGGCAACAACATCCCGGTGGCGTGGGCGTTCGGCATCACCAACTTCGTGTGGTGGATTGGCATTGGCCACGCGGGGACGTTGATCAGCGCCATCCTGCTGCTGTTCCAGGAGAAGTGGCGCGGCTCCATCAACCGCTTCGCGGAGGCGATGACGCTCTTCGCGGTGACGTGCGCGGGGCTCTTCCCGCTGCTGCACCTGGGGCGGCCATGGAAGTTCTACTGGCTGGTGCCGTACCCCAGCAGCCTGCGGGCGTGGCCGCAGTTCCGCTCGCCGCTGACGTGGGACATCGCGGCGGTGGGGACGTACCTCACGGTGTCGCTGCTGTTCTGGTTCGTGGGGCTGATTCCCGACCTGGCCACGGCGCGCGACACGGCGAGGACGCCCCGGGCGCGCTTCTGGTACGGGCTGGCGAGCCTGGGGTGGCGCGGCTCGGCGAGGCACTGGCGGCAGTGGCGCACGGGCTACCTGCTGCTGGCGGGGCTGGCCACGCCGCTGGTGGTGAGCGTGCACACCATCGTGTCCTTCGACTTCGCGGTGGCGCAGTTGCCGGGCTGGCACACGACCATCTTCCCGCCGTACTTCGTCGCGGGCGCGGTGTTCAGCGGCTTCGCGCTGGTGCTCACACTGTTGATTCCGGCGCGCAAGGCGCTGCGCCTCGAGCACGTGGTGACGCCGCTGCACCTGGACAACATGGCGAAGGTGCTGCTGGCCACGGGGTGGATGGTGGCCTACGGCTACGTGCAGGAGCACTTCTTCGCCTGGTTCAGCGCGAACCCGTACGAGATGCACGCCACGGAGGCCGAGTTCTCCGGACCCTACGCGCCGCTGTTCTGGATGCAGGTGTTCTGCAACGTGCTGGTGCCGCAGTTGTTCTGGTTCCCCCGGCTGCGAACGAACGTCGCGGTGCTGTGGGGGGCGGCGCTGCTCATCAACGTGGGGATGTGGACGGAGCGCTTCCTCATCGTGGTGGCGTCGCTGAGCATGGACTTCCTGCCCTCGTCCTGGGCGGCGTACCGGCCCACGTGGGTGGACTGGAGCCTGCTGGGCGGCACGGTGGCGTTCTTCGGCACGGCGTTCCTGCTGTTCCTGAAGTTCGTGCCGCCCGTGTCCATGAGCGAGATGAAGGAGCTCCAGCGCGAGGTGGACGCGTCGCTCGAGTTCCGGCGTGAGCAGGGCACCCGGCCCGGTGGGGCGCCATGA
- a CDS encoding DUF3341 domain-containing protein, which yields MNRHWVLGEFASSDALVAALKGLRARGFEQLDAHTPFPVEETFDALGLKRSWLPLLALGAGLGGAVFAYVTQWFTNAVDYPLDVGGRPLHSVPTNLPITFELAVLSAALTVFGALMVFFGFPHVTHPVFDVESFRSASVDGFWASVAVAGEDAPKVEAALRELGARQVSVVEEGAR from the coding sequence ATGAACCGCCACTGGGTGCTGGGAGAGTTCGCGTCCAGCGATGCGCTGGTGGCCGCGCTCAAGGGCCTGCGCGCGAGGGGCTTCGAGCAACTGGACGCGCACACGCCGTTCCCGGTGGAGGAGACGTTCGACGCGCTGGGGCTGAAGCGCTCGTGGCTGCCGCTGCTGGCCCTGGGGGCGGGGCTGGGAGGCGCGGTGTTCGCGTACGTGACCCAGTGGTTCACGAACGCCGTGGACTATCCGTTGGACGTGGGGGGGCGGCCGCTGCACAGCGTGCCCACGAACCTGCCCATCACGTTCGAGCTGGCGGTGTTGAGCGCGGCGCTGACGGTCTTCGGCGCGCTGATGGTGTTCTTCGGCTTCCCGCACGTGACGCACCCGGTGTTCGACGTGGAGTCCTTCCGCAGCGCGTCCGTGGACGGCTTCTGGGCGAGCGTGGCGGTGGCCGGCGAGGACGCGCCGAAGGTGGAGGCGGCGCTGCGAGAGCTGGGGGCGCGGCAGGTGTCGGTGGTGGAGGAGGGCGCGCGATGA
- a CDS encoding c-type cytochrome gives MRRWMLTVLLGGTVACEDTDPMASQPRAEAFEASTFFDDGRAMRPLVPGTVAREWRDRGATQGLTADGGWVQAVPVPLTRALLEEGRTAYETWCAVCHGLTGDGDAIVARKMPLRRPPGLFVPHDHATQVVYGVAEGEAPYTGTQAVTARVGPGAFPLPARVDGWGAVRDTADAGRPGTPGQGLAVSDADAARARQHALIGPRGLAMEGRLDAPAATGDLPHPPGFYFAVISQGFGVMPAYGPQLTPQERWAVVAYLRALGRSQRTPITAAPPEVQARLRQEVGAP, from the coding sequence ATGAGGCGCTGGATGCTCACGGTGCTGCTGGGCGGAACGGTCGCGTGCGAGGACACGGATCCGATGGCGTCGCAGCCGCGAGCGGAGGCGTTCGAGGCGAGCACGTTCTTCGATGACGGCCGGGCCATGAGGCCCCTGGTGCCGGGGACGGTGGCGCGGGAGTGGCGCGACCGGGGAGCGACGCAGGGGCTCACGGCGGACGGAGGTTGGGTCCAGGCGGTACCGGTGCCGTTGACGCGGGCGCTGCTGGAGGAGGGGCGCACGGCCTATGAGACCTGGTGCGCGGTGTGCCACGGGCTGACGGGAGACGGGGACGCCATCGTGGCCCGGAAGATGCCGCTGCGCCGGCCTCCGGGGCTCTTCGTGCCGCACGACCACGCGACCCAGGTGGTCTACGGAGTCGCGGAGGGCGAAGCCCCGTACACGGGAACGCAGGCCGTGACCGCGAGGGTGGGGCCCGGAGCGTTCCCACTGCCCGCGAGGGTGGACGGGTGGGGGGCCGTGAGGGACACGGCGGACGCGGGGCGGCCCGGAACGCCGGGCCAGGGCCTGGCGGTCAGCGACGCGGACGCGGCAAGGGCCCGGCAGCACGCCCTCATCGGGCCGCGAGGCCTCGCGATGGAAGGGAGGCTCGACGCGCCCGCGGCGACGGGAGACCTGCCGCACCCGCCAGGCTTCTACTTCGCGGTCATCTCCCAAGGCTTCGGAGTGATGCCCGCATACGGCCCACAGCTGACGCCCCAGGAGCGCTGGGCCGTGGTCGCGTACCTCCGGGCCCTGGGCCGAAGCCAGCGAACCCCCATCACCGCCGCTCCCCCCGAAGTGCAGGCAAGGCTGCGCCAGGAGGTCGGAGCCCCATGA
- the coxB gene encoding cytochrome c oxidase subunit II produces MNELLRRLFFLPEQGSTFAVEVDHLHYFLLLTTLAVAVGIGAVGISFLVRYHRRSASDPTPRVVAPGWMEGLFIGVPLSLFLLWFVLGFKQFVWVMSPPQESLDVYVTGKQWMWKFTYPGGPSAIDTLVVPAGRPVRLLITSRDVIHSFYVPDFRMKRDAVPGRYTDLWFEAPKPGRHGVLCAEYCGLDHSVMRGEVVVLSPADFGAWQDAQRRNLPVAALPGARTPESMAVRGEHVATAQGCLQCHTVTGAPHIGPTWLGLYGRMEPLEGGGAVLADEAYLTESMMDPLAKVVAGYAPVMPGYHGRLSAEDSGALVEFIKSLRPLRPGTPAAEEPVYVPTGR; encoded by the coding sequence ATGAACGAACTCTTGCGTCGCCTCTTCTTCCTCCCGGAGCAGGGCTCCACCTTCGCCGTGGAAGTGGATCACCTGCACTACTTCCTGCTCCTCACCACGCTCGCGGTGGCGGTGGGCATCGGCGCCGTCGGCATCTCCTTCCTCGTGCGTTACCACCGGCGCTCGGCGTCGGACCCCACGCCGCGCGTGGTGGCGCCCGGGTGGATGGAAGGGCTGTTCATCGGCGTGCCGCTGTCGCTGTTCCTGCTCTGGTTCGTCCTGGGCTTCAAGCAGTTCGTCTGGGTGATGAGCCCGCCCCAGGAGTCGCTGGATGTCTACGTCACCGGCAAGCAGTGGATGTGGAAGTTCACCTATCCCGGAGGTCCCAGCGCCATCGACACGCTGGTGGTGCCCGCGGGCCGGCCCGTGCGGCTGCTGATCACCTCTCGGGACGTCATCCACTCCTTCTACGTGCCGGACTTCCGCATGAAGCGCGACGCGGTGCCCGGCCGCTACACCGACCTGTGGTTCGAAGCGCCAAAGCCCGGCCGCCACGGGGTGCTGTGCGCGGAGTACTGCGGGCTGGACCACTCGGTGATGCGCGGCGAGGTGGTGGTGCTGTCGCCCGCGGACTTCGGGGCGTGGCAGGACGCGCAGCGCCGCAACCTGCCCGTGGCCGCGCTGCCCGGCGCCCGCACCCCGGAGTCCATGGCCGTGCGAGGCGAGCACGTCGCCACCGCGCAGGGCTGCCTGCAATGCCACACGGTGACGGGCGCGCCGCACATCGGTCCCACGTGGCTGGGGTTGTACGGCCGAATGGAGCCGCTGGAGGGCGGCGGCGCCGTGCTCGCGGACGAGGCGTACCTCACCGAGTCCATGATGGATCCACTGGCGAAGGTGGTGGCCGGCTACGCGCCCGTGATGCCGGGCTACCACGGCCGGCTGAGCGCGGAGGACTCCGGCGCGCTCGTGGAGTTCATCAAGTCCCTGCGTCCCCTGCGCCCGGGCACCCCCGCGGCCGAGGAGCCCGTCTATGTCCCCACCGGCCGCTGA
- a CDS encoding cbb3-type cytochrome c oxidase subunit I has product MSPPAAESYLSDGRTLWSWLTTHDHKRIGVMFLVLTLFFFFLGGLFALALRIELLTPGRTVMGHLAYNRMFTLHGVTMVWLFMIPAIPSAFGNFLVPLMIGARDVAFPRLNLASVYLYVLGASVALWGMFEGGADTGWTFYTPYSTTTGTAVLPVLVGVFIIGFSTIVTGLNFIATVHTLRAPGLTWMKLPLFVWAIYGTSIIQVLATPVLGMVLALVALERVVGAGIFDPARGGDPLLFQHLFWFYSHPAVYIMVLPSMGVISEAVSAFSRKNAFSYRMIVYSTLGIAFVGFFTWGHHMFASGQSTFGSGAFGAMSMLVAIFTAIKIFSWLGTLYRGSIAIESPLLYTLGFMFFLFFGGMIGVAYATTSLNLHWHDTYSVVAHFHFIMVGATVMAFLAALHYWFPKMFGRCFPAKLANGAAVLIIFGFIATFVPQFLLGNLGMPRRYADYPPHFQSLHVASTAGASLLAFGFLAIAGYLAWSLRHGALAGDNPWGSEGFEWRSASPPPTHNFSTPPQYPTGPHEYSREEVPHAA; this is encoded by the coding sequence ATGTCCCCACCGGCCGCTGAGTCCTACCTGTCGGACGGCCGCACCCTGTGGTCGTGGCTCACGACGCACGACCACAAGCGCATCGGGGTGATGTTCCTGGTGCTGACGCTCTTCTTCTTCTTCCTGGGCGGCCTGTTCGCGCTGGCGCTGCGCATCGAGCTGCTCACGCCCGGCCGCACCGTGATGGGACACCTGGCGTACAACCGGATGTTCACGCTCCACGGCGTCACCATGGTGTGGCTGTTCATGATTCCGGCCATCCCGTCCGCCTTCGGCAACTTCCTGGTGCCGCTGATGATTGGCGCCAGGGACGTGGCCTTCCCCCGGCTCAACCTGGCGTCCGTGTACCTCTACGTGCTGGGCGCCAGCGTCGCGCTCTGGGGCATGTTCGAGGGCGGCGCGGACACGGGCTGGACCTTCTACACGCCCTACAGCACCACCACGGGCACGGCGGTGCTGCCGGTGCTGGTGGGCGTGTTCATCATCGGGTTCTCCACCATCGTCACCGGGCTCAACTTCATCGCCACGGTGCACACGCTGCGCGCGCCGGGCCTGACGTGGATGAAGCTGCCGCTGTTCGTCTGGGCCATCTACGGCACGTCCATCATCCAGGTGCTGGCCACGCCGGTGCTGGGCATGGTGCTGGCGCTGGTGGCGCTGGAGCGCGTGGTGGGCGCGGGCATCTTCGACCCCGCGCGCGGCGGTGACCCGCTGCTCTTCCAGCACCTGTTCTGGTTCTACAGCCACCCGGCCGTCTACATCATGGTGCTGCCGTCCATGGGCGTCATCAGCGAGGCGGTGAGCGCCTTCAGCCGCAAGAACGCCTTCAGCTACCGGATGATTGTCTATTCCACGCTGGGCATCGCGTTCGTGGGGTTCTTCACCTGGGGCCACCACATGTTCGCGTCCGGCCAGTCCACCTTCGGCTCCGGCGCGTTCGGCGCCATGTCCATGCTGGTGGCCATCTTCACGGCCATCAAGATCTTCTCCTGGCTGGGCACGCTCTACCGGGGCTCCATCGCCATCGAGTCGCCGCTCCTCTACACGCTGGGGTTCATGTTCTTCCTCTTCTTCGGAGGGATGATTGGCGTGGCGTACGCGACCACGTCGCTGAACCTGCACTGGCACGACACGTACTCGGTGGTGGCGCACTTCCACTTCATCATGGTGGGGGCGACGGTGATGGCGTTCCTCGCGGCGCTGCACTACTGGTTCCCGAAGATGTTCGGGCGGTGCTTCCCCGCGAAGCTGGCCAACGGCGCGGCGGTGCTGATCATCTTCGGCTTCATCGCGACGTTCGTGCCGCAGTTCCTCCTGGGGAACCTGGGCATGCCCCGGCGGTACGCGGACTATCCGCCGCACTTCCAGTCGCTGCACGTCGCGTCCACGGCGGGCGCGTCGCTGCTGGCGTTCGGGTTCCTGGCCATCGCGGGGTACCTGGCGTGGAGCCTGCGCCATGGCGCGCTCGCGGGGGACAACCCCTGGGGCAGCGAGGGCTTCGAGTGGCGAAGCGCCTCCCCGCCGCCCACGCACAACTTCTCCACACCGCCCCAGTACCCCACCGGTCCGCACGAGTACTCGCGGGAGGAGGTGCCGCATGCCGCCTGA
- a CDS encoding cytochrome c oxidase subunit 3: MPPEAVTEHWGSEDARKQAAYLGMWVFIATEVLLFAALFTAYGVYRSVYPEAFRAAQLTMEVGLGTLNTFLLVTSSILVALGVHAVRGNRPGLGGALLLSAALLGVVFLAVKGVEYAHHVKEGGLPGDAYRFTEVPRVGASLFFTLYYLLTGVHALHVTVGVGVLTVLGVRSAAGTFSAAYATPVELGGMYWHLVDVVWLFVYPILYLS; this comes from the coding sequence ATGCCGCCTGAGGCCGTGACGGAGCACTGGGGCTCCGAGGACGCGCGCAAGCAGGCGGCGTACCTGGGCATGTGGGTCTTCATCGCGACAGAGGTGCTGCTGTTCGCGGCGCTGTTCACGGCCTATGGCGTGTATCGCTCGGTGTACCCGGAGGCGTTCCGCGCCGCGCAGCTCACGATGGAGGTGGGGCTGGGCACGCTGAACACGTTCCTGCTGGTGACCAGCAGCATCCTGGTGGCGCTGGGGGTGCACGCGGTGCGGGGCAACCGGCCGGGGCTGGGCGGCGCGTTGCTGCTGTCGGCGGCGCTGCTGGGCGTGGTGTTCCTGGCGGTGAAGGGCGTGGAGTACGCGCACCACGTGAAGGAGGGTGGGCTGCCGGGAGACGCGTACCGGTTCACGGAGGTGCCGCGCGTGGGCGCGAGCCTCTTCTTCACGCTGTACTACCTGCTGACGGGCGTCCACGCGCTGCACGTGACGGTGGGCGTGGGGGTGCTGACGGTGCTGGGCGTGCGGTCCGCGGCGGGGACGTTCAGCGCGGCGTACGCGACGCCGGTGGAGCTGGGCGGCATGTACTGGCACCTGGTGGATGTCGTCTGGCTGTTCGTCTACCCCATCCTGTACCTGTCATGA
- a CDS encoding cytochrome C oxidase subunit IV family protein: MAEDAVEKPERQLGVAGVLVVGAVLLALTALTYLLHRLPHGAWSLPVALLIAGAKGLLIALFYMHLREQRASNGLVLLTAVVFVAVLLAVCMLEVRTRFRPTIPPGPFPVESLPGALVDPRSARPPEPAGPPEP, encoded by the coding sequence GTGGCCGAGGACGCGGTGGAGAAGCCGGAGCGTCAGCTGGGAGTGGCCGGCGTGCTCGTCGTGGGCGCGGTGCTGCTCGCGCTGACGGCGCTGACGTACCTGCTGCACAGGCTGCCACACGGCGCGTGGTCGCTGCCGGTGGCGCTGCTCATCGCGGGAGCGAAGGGGCTGTTGATCGCCCTGTTCTACATGCACCTGCGCGAGCAGCGCGCGAGCAACGGACTGGTGTTGCTCACGGCGGTGGTGTTCGTGGCGGTGCTGCTGGCGGTGTGCATGCTGGAGGTGCGCACGCGCTTCCGGCCCACGATTCCACCGGGCCCATTTCCAGTGGAGTCCCTGCCCGGAGCGCTGGTGGACCCGAGGAGCGCCAGGCCCCCGGAGCCCGCGGGCCCCCCGGAGCCGTGA
- a CDS encoding AAA family ATPase has translation MIASVRFEHFRCLHRVQLALEPMTVLVGPSASGKTALLEGLQHQLAYEPSDFWRRDESRPLRIEWTYAHGDRTRVEYPFSVMDTLPGQGHSTQQLSLSMEALRAGGSSAKATWLERKGGNLASVFAALPMSTRDVISQELAKRVPSLSDVDVSRDLEDRSFRLRFRDRWSPDVWFGPEHVSDGVLWLLAFLVLPYQRPLPELLTLDEPERALHPGLVREVLELLRAMTRGESTGGQPVQVVLATHSPDLLEHVRPEEVRLLSREPADGSVRVQQVPATALHWRRECRELLDTL, from the coding sequence GTGATTGCCTCCGTTCGCTTCGAGCACTTCCGGTGCCTGCATCGCGTGCAGCTCGCCCTGGAGCCAATGACCGTCCTGGTGGGACCCTCGGCGTCGGGGAAGACGGCCCTGCTGGAGGGGCTCCAGCATCAGCTCGCGTACGAGCCCTCGGACTTCTGGCGGCGGGATGAGTCGCGTCCGCTGCGCATCGAGTGGACCTACGCGCACGGCGACCGCACGCGCGTGGAGTATCCCTTCAGCGTGATGGACACGCTGCCCGGCCAGGGCCACTCCACGCAGCAGTTGTCGCTGAGCATGGAGGCGCTGCGCGCGGGAGGCTCGTCCGCGAAGGCGACGTGGCTGGAGCGCAAGGGCGGCAACCTCGCCAGCGTCTTCGCGGCGCTGCCCATGTCCACGCGCGACGTCATCTCGCAGGAGCTGGCGAAGCGCGTGCCGTCGCTGTCGGACGTGGACGTGTCACGAGACCTGGAGGACCGCTCCTTCCGCCTGCGCTTCCGCGACCGCTGGAGCCCGGACGTGTGGTTCGGCCCCGAGCACGTCTCCGACGGCGTGCTGTGGCTGCTCGCGTTCCTGGTGCTGCCCTACCAGCGGCCCCTGCCGGAGCTGCTCACGCTGGACGAGCCGGAGCGCGCGCTGCACCCGGGCCTGGTGCGCGAGGTGCTGGAGCTGCTGCGCGCCATGACGCGCGGCGAGTCCACGGGAGGCCAGCCGGTGCAGGTGGTGCTGGCCACGCACTCGCCGGACCTGCTGGAGCACGTGCGTCCGGAAGAGGTGCGCCTGTTGTCGCGCGAGCCCGCGGACGGCTCCGTGCGCGTGCAGCAGGTGCCCGCCACCGCGCTCCACTGGCGGCGCGAGTGCCGGGAGCTGCTGGACACCCTGTAG
- the mbhE gene encoding hydrogen gas-evolving membrane-bound hydrogenase subunit E, with translation MPILLPILLALACAPLAYVAGRWRPGAAAWMGAAGALAAMGALVHEWATQGPTRLVVPWAPSWGLSLEFTRDGLSGLYAAMALGVGALVVLYSRAYMPHHLHEEGRPARDEVRFQGLLLAFMAAMVLLVTVDDLLLLFVALDLTTIISYLLIGFDREDPESRAAALLSLVLTGATSVVFFAGAMALGLHYGTFSLPLVIERAAHDPASTGALVCLAVGALGKSAQVPFHFWLPRAMAAPTPVSSYLHSAAMVAAGVFLLQRLYPLFAPATDVRDGLLAIGFLSMGMGSLMALVEDPFKRVLAYSTIAQYGYALVLVALGSDGAPLYVAVHAPCKAALFLTAGAVTQVTGKKKLSEVGGLRHALPVLAGASAVAAAGLSALPLTAGFFKDEVFFHALAQRGPAFMAAGLVGAGLTLAYTLRLWWGLFGGPRRDVPAAPRLLVAPVVVLAGLILLGGVLPGLLVAPARAAGAAMLGAPSTLELAYHLDARAENLLAVGAWGLGALLFATHRAWASALSRVLTGVSHVGPERAYRLLLLQLDRLSTWLHEKEVRDLRDRVASVLVPTGLLGLTVLGVTPLRDRFKVGTVGWADITLVMALAFASAAALATLRAKGHLRLVLLISCVGFSLAMVFAFAAAPDVALTSVLVETTFTLLFAGLLALLPSERLKRAQEEAQKPRGRDRLAAGVAGASAFLLSWSALSHLQADRVGARTVELAKAAHSPNVVAAVLTDFRGLDTVGEMTVVVAALLGVTSLLGLNLGRKGRR, from the coding sequence ATGCCCATCCTCCTGCCCATCCTCCTGGCCCTGGCGTGCGCGCCGCTCGCCTACGTCGCGGGCCGGTGGCGTCCGGGCGCGGCGGCGTGGATGGGCGCCGCGGGCGCGCTCGCCGCGATGGGGGCGCTGGTCCATGAGTGGGCGACGCAGGGGCCCACGCGCCTCGTGGTGCCCTGGGCTCCCAGTTGGGGCCTGTCCCTGGAGTTCACGCGCGACGGCCTGTCCGGCCTCTACGCCGCGATGGCGCTGGGCGTGGGCGCGCTCGTCGTCCTGTACTCGCGCGCGTACATGCCGCACCACCTCCACGAGGAGGGCCGGCCCGCGCGCGACGAGGTGCGCTTCCAGGGGCTCCTCCTCGCGTTCATGGCCGCCATGGTGCTGCTGGTCACCGTGGATGACCTGCTGCTGCTCTTCGTCGCGCTGGACCTCACCACCATCATCTCGTACCTGCTCATCGGCTTCGACCGCGAGGACCCCGAGTCGCGCGCCGCCGCGCTGCTGTCGCTGGTGCTCACCGGCGCCACCTCCGTCGTCTTCTTCGCGGGCGCCATGGCGCTGGGGCTCCACTACGGGACGTTCTCGCTGCCGCTGGTCATCGAGCGCGCCGCGCATGACCCCGCGTCCACCGGCGCGCTGGTGTGCCTGGCCGTGGGCGCGCTGGGCAAGAGCGCGCAGGTGCCGTTCCACTTCTGGCTGCCGCGCGCCATGGCCGCGCCCACGCCCGTGTCCTCGTACCTGCACTCGGCGGCGATGGTCGCCGCGGGCGTGTTCCTCCTCCAGCGCCTCTACCCGCTGTTCGCCCCCGCCACGGACGTGCGCGACGGCCTGCTCGCCATCGGCTTCCTGTCCATGGGCATGGGCAGCCTGATGGCCCTGGTGGAGGATCCGTTCAAGCGCGTGCTCGCGTACTCCACCATCGCGCAGTACGGCTACGCGCTGGTGCTGGTGGCGTTGGGGTCCGACGGCGCGCCGCTCTACGTCGCCGTCCACGCGCCGTGCAAGGCCGCCCTGTTCCTCACCGCGGGCGCCGTCACCCAGGTCACCGGCAAGAAGAAGCTGTCGGAGGTCGGCGGCCTGCGCCACGCGCTCCCCGTGCTCGCGGGCGCCAGCGCCGTCGCGGCGGCGGGGCTCTCCGCGCTGCCCCTCACCGCGGGCTTCTTCAAGGACGAGGTGTTCTTCCACGCGCTCGCGCAGCGGGGCCCCGCGTTCATGGCGGCGGGGCTCGTGGGCGCGGGCCTGACGCTCGCGTACACGCTGCGCCTGTGGTGGGGCCTCTTCGGTGGACCGCGCCGCGACGTGCCCGCCGCGCCCCGGCTGCTCGTGGCGCCCGTGGTCGTGCTCGCGGGGCTCATCCTGCTGGGCGGCGTGCTGCCGGGCCTGCTCGTCGCGCCCGCCCGCGCCGCCGGGGCGGCGATGCTGGGCGCGCCCTCCACACTGGAGCTGGCGTACCACCTGGACGCGCGCGCGGAGAACCTGCTCGCGGTGGGGGCCTGGGGCCTGGGCGCGCTGCTCTTCGCCACGCACCGCGCGTGGGCATCCGCGCTCTCCCGCGTGCTGACGGGCGTGTCGCACGTGGGGCCGGAGCGGGCTTATCGCCTGCTGCTGCTCCAACTGGACCGGCTGTCCACGTGGCTGCACGAGAAGGAGGTGCGCGACCTGCGCGACCGGGTGGCGTCCGTGCTGGTGCCCACGGGGCTCCTGGGCCTGACGGTGCTGGGCGTGACGCCGCTGCGCGACCGCTTCAAGGTGGGCACGGTGGGCTGGGCGGACATCACGCTGGTGATGGCGCTGGCGTTCGCGTCCGCCGCCGCGCTGGCCACGCTGCGCGCCAAGGGCCACCTGCGGCTGGTGCTGCTCATCTCCTGCGTGGGCTTCAGCCTGGCCATGGTGTTCGCCTTCGCCGCCGCGCCCGACGTGGCCCTCACCTCCGTGCTGGTGGAGACCACCTTCACGCTGCTCTTCGCGGGCCTGCTGGCGCTGCTGCCCTCCGAGCGCCTCAAGCGTGCACAGGAGGAGGCCCAGAAGCCGCGCGGCCGCGACCGCCTGGCGGCAGGCGTCGCGGGCGCCAGCGCGTTCCTCCTGAGCTGGAGCGCCCTGTCCCATCTCCAAGCGGACCGCGTGGGCGCGCGCACGGTGGAGCTGGCGAAGGCCGCGCACTCGCCCAACGTGGTGGCCGCGGTGCTCACGGACTTCCGCGGCCTGGACACCGTGGGGGAGATGACCGTCGTGGTGGCGGCGCTGCTGGGCGTCACCAGCCTCCTGGGCCTCAACCTGGGCCGCAAGGGGAGGCGCTGA
- a CDS encoding MnhB domain-containing protein, giving the protein MRSFVPPLSRLLLWPSLMIALAFWMKGGASVGGGFPAGALAGLAVLLQYVVAGRDQTRRYVAVRYAAPLAGVGLLLVVGTAFLPVLAGYAPMSLFPRPDQPELGVGGLHLHTALVFEGGLMLIVFGLVVTVIDRFALRTGTDAEEESGP; this is encoded by the coding sequence ATGCGTTCCTTCGTCCCGCCGCTGTCGCGCCTGCTGCTGTGGCCGTCGTTGATGATCGCCCTGGCGTTCTGGATGAAGGGCGGCGCGTCCGTGGGCGGCGGCTTCCCGGCCGGGGCGCTGGCGGGGCTGGCGGTGCTGCTCCAGTACGTGGTGGCGGGCCGCGACCAGACGCGCCGCTACGTGGCGGTGCGGTACGCGGCGCCGCTGGCGGGCGTGGGGCTCTTGCTCGTGGTGGGCACCGCGTTCCTGCCCGTGCTCGCGGGCTACGCGCCCATGAGCCTCTTTCCCCGCCCGGACCAGCCGGAGCTGGGCGTGGGGGGACTCCACCTGCACACCGCGCTCGTCTTCGAGGGAGGGCTGATGCTCATCGTCTTCGGGCTGGTGGTCACCGTCATCGACCGCTTCGCCCTGCGCACGGGAACGGACGCGGAGGAGGAGTCCGGGCCATGA
- a CDS encoding sodium:proton antiporter — protein sequence MILIASLAVGLLFACGVRMVLERELVRVACGTVLITNSSVLLILAGTFPERGEALGAQPGGPVTDPVLQSLALTAIVIGFAVSALLLTLVHRTQRAHGSLRTDRLVEAELQRVHAVEKGEGP from the coding sequence ATGATCCTCATCGCGTCCCTGGCGGTGGGCCTGCTGTTCGCGTGTGGCGTGCGCATGGTGCTGGAGCGCGAGCTGGTGCGCGTGGCGTGCGGCACGGTGCTCATCACCAACTCCAGCGTGCTGCTCATCCTCGCGGGCACCTTCCCGGAGCGGGGAGAGGCGCTGGGTGCGCAGCCGGGCGGGCCGGTGACGGATCCGGTGCTCCAGTCGCTGGCGCTCACGGCCATCGTCATCGGCTTCGCGGTGTCCGCGCTGCTGCTGACACTGGTGCACCGCACGCAGCGGGCGCACGGGTCGCTGCGCACGGACCGGCTGGTGGAGGCGGAGCTCCAGCGCGTGCACGCCGTGGAGAAGGGGGAGGGGCCCTGA